One segment of Sandaracinaceae bacterium DNA contains the following:
- a CDS encoding AMP-binding protein, with protein sequence MSEECPRGDLEFGTIPGMVRQCAATYGDALAVVDGDVSLSFVELSARVDEAAKAYMAAGIQKGDRVAIWAPNMWEWMVVAVGAHAAGAVVVPVNTRYKGIEAAFLLKKSGAKILLTVSGFLGNDYVALLAASGEVLPALEKTVILRGEVSPGADSLATFLARASSVSEADAAARLASVLPDDLADVLFTSGTTGEPKGAMCTHAQDLRTFRAWSHIAGLRPGDRYLVVMPFFHSFGYKAGWLSAVMNGCTTYPEPVFSVDVALERTQQHRITVLPGPPALYQSILMHPKRAEYDISSLRLAVTGAASIPVELIERMRDELKFDTVITAYGLTESTGCVTMCRQGDAPKTIAETSGRAMPDVEVRIVDADNQPLPPNQPGEIVLRGYNVMVGYFEAEEQTREAIDADGWLHTGDVGMLDEAGNIRITDRMKDMFIVGGFNAYPAEIENTLLRMPGVGEVAVIGVPDERLGEVGMAFVVPAPGATLTAEEVLAWSRENMANFKVPRTARVVDALPRNPTGKVQKFKLREALDA encoded by the coding sequence ATGAGTGAAGAATGCCCTCGTGGGGACCTCGAGTTCGGCACCATCCCCGGCATGGTCCGGCAGTGCGCCGCCACGTATGGGGACGCGCTCGCCGTGGTGGACGGTGACGTGAGCCTCAGCTTCGTCGAGCTGTCGGCGCGCGTGGACGAAGCGGCCAAGGCCTACATGGCGGCCGGGATCCAGAAGGGCGACCGCGTGGCCATCTGGGCGCCCAACATGTGGGAGTGGATGGTGGTGGCCGTGGGCGCGCACGCCGCGGGCGCCGTCGTGGTGCCCGTCAACACACGCTACAAGGGCATCGAGGCGGCCTTCCTGCTCAAGAAGAGCGGCGCCAAGATCCTGCTCACCGTGTCGGGCTTCCTGGGCAACGACTACGTGGCGCTGCTGGCGGCGTCGGGTGAGGTGCTGCCTGCGCTCGAGAAGACGGTGATCTTGCGTGGCGAGGTCTCGCCGGGCGCCGACTCGCTGGCCACGTTCCTCGCGCGCGCCAGCAGCGTGAGCGAGGCCGATGCCGCAGCGCGCCTCGCGAGCGTCTTGCCCGACGACCTGGCCGACGTGCTCTTCACCTCGGGCACCACCGGCGAGCCCAAGGGCGCCATGTGCACGCACGCCCAAGACCTGCGCACGTTCCGGGCGTGGAGCCACATCGCGGGCCTGCGCCCCGGCGACCGCTACCTGGTGGTCATGCCGTTCTTCCACAGCTTCGGCTACAAGGCGGGCTGGCTCTCGGCCGTGATGAACGGCTGCACCACGTACCCCGAGCCGGTATTCAGCGTGGACGTGGCGCTCGAGCGCACGCAGCAGCACCGCATCACGGTGCTGCCTGGGCCTCCCGCGCTCTACCAGTCCATCCTGATGCACCCGAAGCGCGCGGAGTACGACATCTCGTCGCTCCGTCTCGCCGTCACGGGGGCCGCCAGCATCCCGGTGGAGCTCATCGAGCGCATGCGCGACGAGCTGAAGTTCGACACCGTCATCACGGCCTATGGGCTCACCGAGAGCACGGGCTGCGTGACCATGTGCCGCCAGGGCGACGCCCCCAAGACCATCGCCGAGACCTCGGGGCGCGCCATGCCGGACGTGGAGGTGCGCATCGTGGACGCCGACAATCAACCGCTGCCGCCCAACCAGCCCGGCGAGATCGTGCTGCGCGGCTACAACGTGATGGTGGGCTACTTCGAGGCCGAAGAGCAGACCCGCGAGGCCATCGACGCCGACGGCTGGCTCCACACGGGCGACGTGGGGATGCTGGACGAGGCGGGCAACATCCGCATCACCGACCGCATGAAGGACATGTTCATCGTGGGCGGCTTCAACGCCTACCCCGCGGAGATCGAGAACACGCTGCTGCGCATGCCCGGGGTGGGCGAGGTGGCCGTCATCGGCGTGCCCGACGAGCGCCTGGGCGAAGTGGGCATGGCCTTCGTGGTGCCCGCGCCCGGGGCCACGCTCACGGCCGAAGAGGTGCTGGCCTGGTCGCGCGAGAACATGGCCAACTTCAAGGTGCCGCGCACGGCTCGGGTGGTGGACGCCCTGCCGCGCAACCCCACCGGCAAGGTGCAGAAGTTCAAGCTGCGGGAGGCCCTCGATGCCTGA